CTTTGCGCCGCACCAGATTCCGGGCGGTCAGGGCATGGGCGGCGGCGGTGGGCTGATGCGCATGGCGGGCCGCATGATGGCCGGCGAGCACGAACGCACCATGCTCGCCCAGGGCACCGGCGAGGTGCACTACGGCTACGCCGGGCTGGAAGTCCACGTGGTGCACATGCAGCCGGGTGCGACGCTGCGGGTCGAGGCCTCGCGGCTGCTGGCGAACACCGCCGGGTTGCAGAGTTCGATTGTCTCCGTGATGAGTTCGGGCGGGGGCGGTGGTGGTGGCGGCGGACTCATGGGCGCGTTGCGCGGCGCCGCCTCCGGTGCGCTCACCGGGCAGGGCATGTTCACCACCCAGCTCTCCGGTCAGGGCTCGGCGGTGCTGCTGGCCCACGGCGGCTTCCTGGAATTACAAGTGGGCGGCCCGAATCCGATCGTGGTCGATCCGCAGGCCTTCGTCGCCGCGTACGGCAACGTGCAAACCGAGCTGAAGACGGCACTCAGCTGGCGCGACGCGGTCGGCCGCGGTGCGGGCGAGGCGATGCAGTTGCATTGCGTCGGACAGGGTGTGGTGTACGTGCAGGCCTCCGAAGAGAAGTTGTGACCATGGCTGACATCTTGAACCCGATGAATCTCGGGGACAGCGACAACATTCCGGGCAACAGCTACGCGTACTGCATCGACCTGAACAAGCCCTGGTTCATGCGCAAGGGCGCGATGATCGCCTACTACGGCGACATGCGATTCCAGACGCTCACCCACGGCCTGCAGGGCGGGCTGCTGCACATGGTGTCGCAGCAGTTCTCCGCGCCGCTGTTCACCGGCGACTACGTCGTCGCCGAGGGCCACGGCAAGCTGATCATCGGCGACCGCGGCTACGACATCAATTCCTATGACCTCGAGGACAACGGCAACCTCACCATCCGCGCCGCCAACCTGCTGGCGTTCGAGCCCGGCCTGTCGCTGAACCAGTCCATCGTGCCCGGCTTCCTCACGTTGATCGGCACCGGCAAGTTCCTCGCCTCCTCCAACGGGCCGGTCATGTTCGCCGAACCGCCGCTGCGGGTCGACCCGGAATCCCTGGTCGGCTGGGCCGACTGCCCGTCGCCCAGCCATCACTACGATCAGCGCTGGATCGGCAGCTTCCTCGCCGCGGGTGCGGCCCGGTTCGGCGTCAATTCCGGTGAAGAGCGCCAGTTCGATTTCACCGGCGCGGGCACAGTGCTGATCCAGTCCAGCGAGAAGGTGCTCAGCGACGAAATGCTGGTCCGCACCATCGAGGGACAGATCCAGAGCGGTATCACGCCGCCCGGTCTGCAGCGGCTGCAAGCCACCATCATGCAGCAGCTCGGCAACCAGCAGCACTACTGATCGACCGGCCGGCGGCCCGGAGGAGGGCGGATCCTCCGCCGGGTCGTTCGTTCGGAGGATCCGGGGGGCCGCCGCGCCCGATTAGTTTTCCGGCAGGACTATTGCCGGGAGGCCACCATGAGCGTCGGGTTGCTGATCGCCGTCTTCGTCGGCGTGCTCGTGCTGATCGTGAAGCGGTTCGCCGGGGAGCCGGTGGACGCGCGGGACACCTTCCTCACGCCGTTGATCCTGGTCGGCATCGGCGGCTACAGCGTCGTCCACGTCGACGGGCTCGACGGCACCGATATCGGGTGGCTGGTGCTCGGGGCGGTGATCGGCATCGCGTTCGGCGCGGTGCGCGGTACCACCACCGTCCTGTTCGAACGCGACGGCTACCTGTGGCAGCGGTATACGGTCAAAACCCTTGCCGTATGGGGTGTCTCGACCGTCGCGGGCTTCGGGGTCAGCGCGCTCGGCAGCGTCATGGGCATGCATCCGGAGGCCCGGCCGATCACGCTGTCGATCGGCGTCGGCATGCTCGGCGAGATGCTCACCCTCGGCCTGCGCGCGCTGGCCACCGGCGTCCCCTTCGCCCCCGCCAAGCCCACCGACGGGTGGTCCGACAGCGCTGGCGCACAAGGCAACTCACCGGCCCTCGACCGTTTCCTCCGCAACCTCGGACACCCGGGCTCGGCCCAACCGCGCGAAAGTCGCTCCCACCAGCAGCAGTGGTCTGAGCGCATCCCGCAATACCGCCACCCGTCCGAGCCGGGGAACCACCAGTCCGGACCGGACGACATTCGACAGGACCGCCCGCGGAGGTCAGACGACACCCGACCCGACCGTTTCCCGCCGTACCCCGAGCAGGAGAACCACCAGTCCAGACCGGACGCCGTTCGGCAGGACCGCCCGACCGGGCCAGCACCCCGCCTCGACCACTCCCCCACTTTCCGCGACGGCGTCGACTGGCTACGCACCCGCCGCCGTTGAGCAGCAGTGCCGAACTCCCGCACCCCGCCTGACTTTTCGCACCCGCAGCGGCTGGCCAGAACGGGTGCGCGGAGTCAGACGAGGTGCGTGCCGTCCGGGGGTCCGTGCGAGCAGAGGAGGTCCGTGCCACCAGAGGGAGGTGCGGGTGGCCGGGGGTGTGGCTCAGGGTGGGGTGGGGCGCGCGGACCAGGCGTCGCGGAGGATGGTCGGGATTGCGGAGTGGGTTGGGGTCCAGCCGAGTTCGCGGTGGGCCCGGGTGCTGTCGCTGACCAAGCGGGGTGGCTCCGGTTGGGCCGATCGGTGTTCGACGGGGATGGGCCGACCGGTCTCCTCGTGCGCCGCGGCGATCAATTCGCCGACGCTGGTGCCGGTTTCGCTGCCGATGTTGTATGTCTGGCAGGGTGCCGGTGCGTCCCGCTCGACCGCTGCCGCGAAAGCCCTTGCGGCGTCGTGAATATGGACGTAGTCGCGGACGGCGGAACCGTCACCGTTGACGGTCAGCACCGGAGTCTCCCCCGCCGCGGTGGCGAGGATGCGCGGGATGATCCTGGTGGGGTCGCGATCGTCGCCGCCCGCGATGTTGAACAGGCGCAGGATGATCGCGTCGAGGGCACCGGTGGCAGCCTGGGCGGCGATCACCGATTCGGCGGCGTGTTTGCTCGCCGCGTAGGGATGGGACGGGCGGTCCGGCAGATCTTCGGACATCGGCTGTACCTCAGGAGCCCCGTAAATTGCAGCGGTGGAGGCGAATACCAGCTTTCGCGCCCCGCACTCGGCCATCGCCCGCAGCAGCGCGACGGTGCCGCCCACGTTGACCTCGAAGTAGCCGAGCGGGTCGGCGAACGATTCGCGAACCCGGGTGCGCCCGGCCAGATGGCAGACGACGTCCATGTCCCGGACGGCCGCGACGAGCGCAGCGGTGTCGCGCAGGTCGGCGGGGCGCACCGGCACCGCCGGCGGCACACCCGCCACCCCCAGCGGCACACCCGCGCGCTCGCGCCGGACCATCCCGACCACCTCGTGCCCACCGGTCCGCAACGCGGCGACCACCGCCCCG
This genomic stretch from Nocardia brasiliensis ATCC 700358 harbors:
- a CDS encoding AIM24 family protein; this translates as MFEKVNGKVVKVNVGMSGGVVARTGAMLFYTGDVSFAPHQIPGGQGMGGGGGLMRMAGRMMAGEHERTMLAQGTGEVHYGYAGLEVHVVHMQPGATLRVEASRLLANTAGLQSSIVSVMSSGGGGGGGGGLMGALRGAASGALTGQGMFTTQLSGQGSAVLLAHGGFLELQVGGPNPIVVDPQAFVAAYGNVQTELKTALSWRDAVGRGAGEAMQLHCVGQGVVYVQASEEKL
- a CDS encoding AIM24 family protein, whose protein sequence is MADILNPMNLGDSDNIPGNSYAYCIDLNKPWFMRKGAMIAYYGDMRFQTLTHGLQGGLLHMVSQQFSAPLFTGDYVVAEGHGKLIIGDRGYDINSYDLEDNGNLTIRAANLLAFEPGLSLNQSIVPGFLTLIGTGKFLASSNGPVMFAEPPLRVDPESLVGWADCPSPSHHYDQRWIGSFLAAGAARFGVNSGEERQFDFTGAGTVLIQSSEKVLSDEMLVRTIEGQIQSGITPPGLQRLQATIMQQLGNQQHY
- a CDS encoding NAD-dependent epimerase/dehydratase family protein, producing MRVLVTGANGYLGGAVVAALRTGGHEVVGMVRRERAGVPLGVAGVPPAVPVRPADLRDTAALVAAVRDMDVVCHLAGRTRVRESFADPLGYFEVNVGGTVALLRAMAECGARKLVFASTAAIYGAPEVQPMSEDLPDRPSHPYAASKHAAESVIAAQAATGALDAIILRLFNIAGGDDRDPTRIIPRILATAAGETPVLTVNGDGSAVRDYVHIHDAARAFAAAVERDAPAPCQTYNIGSETGTSVGELIAAAHEETGRPIPVEHRSAQPEPPRLVSDSTRAHRELGWTPTHSAIPTILRDAWSARPTPP